The window CCACCTGCCGCCCGCCGGAACCATGGGCCGGTAACAGCGGTCCGAAACCACTGGCCGGCACACCCACCGACGCCACGAGCCGAAGGACAACGATGTCTGACACCACGAGTTCCGGAACTGCCGCACGGAGTGATCTGGAGATTGCGCAGCAAGCCACCATGGTGCCGATCGGGGAGATTGCCGAGGCGGCCGGGATCAACGCCGGCGCGCTGGACTTCCACGGCCGGTACAAGGCGAAAATTGACCCGGCCAGGCTCACGGGCCGGGAAGCAGGTGGCGTGGGCCATACTCCGGGCAAGGTGGTGCTGGTGACCGCGATGTCGCCCACTCCCGCGGGGGAAGGCAAATCCACCACCACGGTGGGGCTCGCGGACTCGCTGGCCCGCGCCGGTCACAAGGTGATGATCGCCCTGCGCGAGCCCTCGCTCGGACCGATCCTGGGCATGAAGGGCGGCGCCACGGGCGGCGGGTACTCCCAGGTGCTGCCGATGGACGAGATCAACCTGCACTTCACCGGCGATTTCCACGCCATCACCTCGGCGAACAACGCCCTCATGGCGCTGGTGGACAACCACATTTACCAGGGCAACGAACTGAACATCGACCCGCGCAGAATGACCTTCAAGCGCGTGCTGGATATGAACGACCGCGCCCTGCGTGAGGTGGTGATCGGCCTCGGCGGGCCCACCCAGGGCATTCCACGGCAGGACGGCTTCGACATCACCGTGGCTTCGGAGATCATGGCGGTCTTCTGCCTCGCCACGGACCTGGCGGACCTTCGGGAGCGGCTGGGCCGCATTACCTTCGGCTACACCTACGACCGGCGGCCGGTCACGGTGGCGGAGCTGGGGGTGCAGGGAGCCCTGACCCTGCTGCTCAAAGACGCCATCAAACCGAACCTGGTGCAGACCATCGCCGGCACCCCGGCTCTGGTCCACGGCGGCCCGTTTGCCAATATCGCGCACGGCTGCAACTCCTTGATCGCCACGCAGACCGCGCGCAGCCTCGCGGACATCGTCGTCACGGAGGCGGGTTTCGGCGCGGACCTCGGCGCGGAGAAGTACATGGACATCAAGTCGCGCGTCGCCGACGTCGCCCCGTCCGCCGTCGTGATCGTCGCGACTATCCGCGCCCTGAAGATGCACGGCGGCGTCGCCAAGGACCAGCTCAAGGTGCCGGACCTGGACGCGCTGGCTGCCGGCGTCATCAATCTTCAGCGCCATGTGCGGAATGTGGAAAAGTTCGGCATCGCGCCGGTGGTGGCGATCAACCAATTTGCCACCGATACGGATGAGGAGCTGGCGTGGCTGCTGCAGTGGTGCGCCGCGGAGGGCGTCCAGGCTGCTGTGGCCGACGTCTGGGGCCGGGGCGGAGGCGGCGACGGCGGCGACGAGCTCGCGGCCAAGGTCGCAGCGGCCATTGCTGCGCCGCACTCTTTCCGGCACCTCTACCCGCTGGACATGTCGGTAGAGGACAAGATCCGGATAATCGTCCAGGAAATCTACGGCGCCGACGGCGTGGAGTTCTCCGTTCCGGCACTCAAGCGGCTCGCGGAGATCGAGAAGAACGGCTGGTCCGGGTTCCCGGTCTGCATGGCCAAGACCCAATACTCTTTCAGCGACGACGCCACCAGGCTGGGCGCGCCGAAGGGGTTCACCATCCACGTCCGTGACCTCATTCCCAAGACCGGAGCCGGGTTCATCGTGGCCCTCACCGGGGCGGTCATGACCATGCCGGGACTGCCGAAGGTGCCGGCGGCGATGCGCATGGACGTTGACGCCGCCGGCAACCCGGTCGGTCTCTTCTGACCCGGTTGCGCTATCA is drawn from Micrococcaceae bacterium Sec5.8 and contains these coding sequences:
- a CDS encoding formate--tetrahydrofolate ligase, which translates into the protein MSDTTSSGTAARSDLEIAQQATMVPIGEIAEAAGINAGALDFHGRYKAKIDPARLTGREAGGVGHTPGKVVLVTAMSPTPAGEGKSTTTVGLADSLARAGHKVMIALREPSLGPILGMKGGATGGGYSQVLPMDEINLHFTGDFHAITSANNALMALVDNHIYQGNELNIDPRRMTFKRVLDMNDRALREVVIGLGGPTQGIPRQDGFDITVASEIMAVFCLATDLADLRERLGRITFGYTYDRRPVTVAELGVQGALTLLLKDAIKPNLVQTIAGTPALVHGGPFANIAHGCNSLIATQTARSLADIVVTEAGFGADLGAEKYMDIKSRVADVAPSAVVIVATIRALKMHGGVAKDQLKVPDLDALAAGVINLQRHVRNVEKFGIAPVVAINQFATDTDEELAWLLQWCAAEGVQAAVADVWGRGGGGDGGDELAAKVAAAIAAPHSFRHLYPLDMSVEDKIRIIVQEIYGADGVEFSVPALKRLAEIEKNGWSGFPVCMAKTQYSFSDDATRLGAPKGFTIHVRDLIPKTGAGFIVALTGAVMTMPGLPKVPAAMRMDVDAAGNPVGLF